In Candidatus Nanopelagicales bacterium, the DNA window TGCTGACCGAAGGGATCCACCACTTCCCAGGGCCGCTGGAGGAGCACACTGACGCCCGCCTCGGTCCCGCGCCGTTGGAGGTGGCCGAAGCTCCGCGTGAAGTCGTCGGCCACGCTCGGAAATGGAACCATCGGACGGTCGAGCGCGCGCGTGAAGTCGTCCCAGTGGATAGGAATGACCGTCTGCGCGCGGGTGGTGGCGACCGTCTGATCCCAGTATTCGTTGAGGTAGTCGTCCGGCTGCTTGCCGAGCGTGCCGATACCGAGGTACGCGATGTCGACTGGGTGGCCGGCCAGCATCTCGGGCCGGAATCCCGCGCTGCCGTGGACGAGCATTCGCCGCGGGTGCGTGCCATTGGCGTCGTGTTCGATCACCATCGAATAGACCTCGGCCATCCGGTAGGCACCGATCCGTGCGGGCGCGTGAAGCGGTCGCTCGATCAGGCCTGGGAACTTGGCGCCCGGCGCGTGCTCAGACAACAACATGGTGACGGTGAATCTGCCGAAGCGCAGTGGCTCGCCGGGTGTGACTCGTTGCATCGCAGATTCGCTGAGCCCAGCTCCGACGCCAATCTCGAGCGTGGAGTCTGACCCCACCAGCGTTGCGCCGGTTCGAGCTGCGACGACGCCGCTGTCCATCGAGTGGTCGTAGTGGGAGTGGCCAACGAGGACGGCGTCGAGGCGGTGGATCCCACTGCGCCGCAGGCACTTGTCGATGATCGCTGGTTGGGGCTTGACGCGTGTGAGCATGCCGAAGATCCCCGGTCGGGTGAAGAACCCGTCGGTCAGCAGCGACGTGACACCGTCGGTGATCAACAATGTGGCAACTCCGAGAAACGTCACACTGATGCCGGAGGGGCTCGGTGCCGTTAGAGGTGTCGCGTAGAGGGAACTGTCCGTCGGCAATGCCGGCCGGTACTCGAACTTCACGTGGGATCCCGTCGTCAGTCAGCGGTTTGCACGTTGGATCCTGCCACTGAC includes these proteins:
- a CDS encoding MBL fold metallo-hydrolase, with the protein product MKFEYRPALPTDSSLYATPLTAPSPSGISVTFLGVATLLITDGVTSLLTDGFFTRPGIFGMLTRVKPQPAIIDKCLRRSGIHRLDAVLVGHSHYDHSMDSGVVAARTGATLVGSDSTLEIGVGAGLSESAMQRVTPGEPLRFGRFTVTMLLSEHAPGAKFPGLIERPLHAPARIGAYRMAEVYSMVIEHDANGTHPRRMLVHGSAGFRPEMLAGHPVDIAYLGIGTLGKQPDDYLNEYWDQTVATTRAQTVIPIHWDDFTRALDRPMVPFPSVADDFTRSFGHLQRRGTEAGVSVLLQRPWEVVDPFGQHPRQTAAR